One genomic window of Pseudoxanthomonas sp. includes the following:
- a CDS encoding efflux RND transporter permease subunit, with translation MSRFFIDRPIFAWVIAIVITLAGTLAVFTLPVEQYPDIAPPTVSIRATYTGASAETTENSVTQVIEQNMTGLDNLMYMASSSTSSGSAQVTLTFASGTDPDTAQVQVQNKLQQAQSLLPDSVQSTGVTVTKSSGNIFMVLAFTSDDGSMNGTDISDYMVSSLQDPLSRVNGVGNVQVMGSEYSMRIWLDPEKLRTYSLMPSDITSAISAQNSDVTAGSLGALPAVQGQSLAATVTARSRLKTVDQFKAIVVKSDASGARILLSDVAKVELGSESYSAVSKFNGKSAAGIGIELASGANAMDVSEAVEAKLTELQPYFPSGLNYHVAYSTTPFVKISIEEVVKTLIEAIILVVAIMYLFLQNWRVTLIPAIAVPVVLMGTFGVLSLLGYSINTLSMFAMVLAIGLLVDDAIVVVENVERVMSEEGLSPYEATRKSMGQITGALVGIALVLTAVFLPMAFFGGSTGAIYRQFSVTIASAMILSVLVAMTLTPALCATILTPIEKGGHITTRGPLGRFFGWFNRFFDRSAERYGHGVEKVVTHRKLGVGVYVVVLLVMGLLFWRLPTSFLPEEDQGMLMVQVKLPSGATQQQTLKVMDEVTAYVQQQPEVDSIMSVAGFSMGGSGQNSGMGFVKLKDWSDRKADATSIGTRVTMAMAQKFRDAQIFAMAPSGIPGLGQSAGFTLELQDTGGAGHEALVAAKNQLLQLANQNSAVTAVRYGSLEDAPTFDVKIDDAKAGALDLSQSDINATLSTAMGSTYVNDFVNGGRIKKVYVQGEASARMLPQDINRWSVRNSNDDMVPFSAFSTTGWGYAPASLARFNGTASMEISGQAASGVSSGTAMAQMASLVKQIPGQFGYSWSGLSYQEQQSGSQAPLLYAVSLLFVFLCLAALYESWSIPFSVMLAVPIGVLGALLLTTLRGLENDVYFQVGLLATVGLAAKNGILIVEFAKELEDKGESLIKATLHASRLRLRPILMTSLAFMLGVLPLVVSTGAGSGGRHSLGTGVIGGTLASTVLGIFFVPLFYVIVRSLFPGKGKAAARDAEVTP, from the coding sequence ATGTCACGTTTCTTCATCGACCGGCCGATCTTCGCCTGGGTCATCGCCATCGTCATCACCCTGGCCGGCACGCTGGCGGTCTTCACCCTGCCGGTGGAGCAGTACCCCGACATCGCCCCGCCCACGGTCTCGATCCGCGCCACCTACACCGGCGCCTCGGCCGAAACCACCGAGAACTCGGTCACCCAGGTCATCGAGCAGAACATGACCGGCCTGGACAACCTGATGTACATGGCGTCCAGCAGCACCTCGTCGGGCAGCGCGCAGGTCACCCTGACCTTCGCCTCGGGCACCGACCCGGACACCGCCCAGGTGCAGGTGCAGAACAAGCTGCAGCAGGCCCAGTCGCTGCTGCCTGATTCCGTGCAGAGCACCGGCGTCACGGTCACCAAGTCGTCCGGCAACATCTTCATGGTGTTGGCCTTCACTTCCGACGACGGCAGCATGAACGGCACCGACATCTCCGACTACATGGTGTCCTCGCTGCAGGACCCGCTGAGCCGGGTCAATGGCGTGGGCAACGTGCAGGTGATGGGCTCGGAGTACTCGATGCGGATCTGGCTGGATCCGGAGAAGCTGCGCACCTACTCGCTGATGCCCTCGGACATCACCAGTGCGATCAGCGCGCAGAACAGCGACGTCACCGCCGGTTCGCTGGGCGCGTTGCCTGCAGTGCAAGGCCAGTCGCTGGCCGCCACCGTGACGGCGCGCAGCCGCCTGAAGACCGTCGACCAGTTCAAGGCCATCGTGGTCAAGTCCGACGCCAGCGGCGCGCGGATCCTGCTGTCCGACGTGGCCAAGGTCGAACTGGGCAGCGAGAGCTATTCGGCGGTGAGCAAGTTCAACGGCAAGTCCGCTGCCGGCATCGGCATCGAACTGGCCTCCGGCGCCAACGCCATGGACGTGTCCGAGGCGGTCGAAGCCAAGCTCACCGAGCTGCAGCCTTATTTTCCGAGCGGGCTGAACTACCACGTGGCCTACAGCACCACGCCGTTCGTGAAGATCTCCATCGAGGAGGTGGTCAAGACCCTGATCGAAGCCATCATCCTGGTGGTGGCGATCATGTACCTGTTCCTGCAGAACTGGCGCGTCACGCTGATCCCGGCGATTGCGGTGCCGGTGGTGCTGATGGGCACCTTCGGCGTGCTGTCGCTGCTGGGTTATTCGATCAATACCTTGTCGATGTTCGCGATGGTGCTGGCGATCGGCCTGCTGGTGGACGATGCGATCGTGGTGGTGGAGAACGTCGAGCGGGTGATGAGCGAGGAAGGGCTGTCGCCCTACGAGGCCACCCGCAAGTCGATGGGCCAGATCACCGGCGCCCTGGTCGGCATCGCCCTGGTGCTGACCGCGGTGTTCCTGCCGATGGCCTTCTTCGGTGGCTCCACCGGTGCGATCTACCGCCAGTTCTCGGTGACCATCGCCTCGGCGATGATCCTGTCGGTGCTGGTGGCCATGACCCTGACCCCGGCGCTGTGCGCGACCATCCTGACCCCGATCGAGAAGGGTGGCCACATCACCACGCGCGGGCCGCTCGGCCGCTTCTTCGGTTGGTTCAACCGCTTCTTTGACCGTAGTGCCGAGCGCTATGGCCACGGCGTGGAGAAGGTGGTCACCCACCGCAAGCTCGGCGTGGGCGTGTACGTGGTGGTGCTGCTGGTGATGGGCCTGCTGTTCTGGCGCTTGCCGACGTCGTTCCTGCCCGAGGAAGACCAGGGCATGCTGATGGTGCAGGTCAAACTTCCCTCCGGTGCCACCCAGCAGCAGACGCTGAAGGTGATGGATGAGGTCACCGCCTACGTCCAGCAGCAACCGGAAGTGGACAGCATCATGTCGGTCGCCGGCTTCAGCATGGGCGGCAGCGGCCAGAATTCGGGCATGGGCTTTGTCAAACTCAAGGACTGGAGCGATCGCAAGGCCGATGCGACGTCCATCGGTACTCGGGTCACCATGGCGATGGCGCAGAAGTTCCGCGATGCGCAGATCTTCGCGATGGCACCGTCGGGCATTCCCGGCCTGGGCCAGAGTGCGGGATTCACCCTGGAACTGCAGGACACCGGCGGCGCCGGCCATGAGGCACTGGTGGCGGCCAAGAACCAGCTGCTGCAACTGGCCAACCAGAACAGCGCGGTCACCGCGGTGCGCTACGGCAGCCTGGAGGATGCACCGACCTTCGACGTCAAGATCGACGATGCCAAGGCCGGTGCGCTGGACCTGAGCCAGAGCGACATCAACGCCACGCTCAGCACCGCGATGGGCAGCACCTACGTCAACGACTTCGTCAACGGCGGCCGCATCAAGAAGGTCTACGTGCAGGGCGAAGCCAGCGCCCGCATGCTGCCGCAGGACATCAACCGCTGGTCGGTGCGCAACAGCAACGACGACATGGTGCCGTTCTCGGCGTTCTCCACCACCGGCTGGGGCTATGCGCCGGCCTCGCTGGCGCGCTTCAACGGCACCGCCTCGATGGAGATCAGCGGCCAGGCCGCCAGCGGCGTCAGCTCGGGCACGGCGATGGCGCAGATGGCTTCGCTGGTCAAGCAGATCCCCGGCCAGTTCGGCTATTCGTGGTCGGGTCTGTCCTACCAGGAACAGCAGTCCGGTTCGCAGGCGCCGCTGCTGTATGCGGTGTCGCTGCTGTTCGTGTTCCTGTGCCTGGCGGCGCTGTACGAAAGCTGGTCGATCCCATTCTCGGTGATGCTGGCGGTGCCGATCGGCGTGCTGGGCGCGCTGCTGCTGACCACCCTGCGCGGACTGGAGAACGATGTGTATTTCCAGGTGGGCCTGCTGGCCACCGTGGGCCTGGCGGCCAAGAACGGCATCCTGATCGTCGAGTTCGCCAAGGAGCTTGAAGACAAGGGCGAATCGCTGATCAAGGCCACGCTGCATGCATCGCGCCTGCGCCTGCGCCCGATCCTGATGACCTCGCTGGCCTTCATGCTGGGCGTGCTGCCGCTGGTGGTCAGTACCGGTGCCGGCTCCGGTGGCCGCCATTCGCTGGGCACCGGCGTGATCGGCGGCACCCTGGCCTCCACGGTGCTGGGCATCTTCTTCGTTCCACTGTTCTACGTGATCGTGCGCAGTCTGTTCCCGGGCAAGGGCAAGGCCGCAGCGCGCGACGCCGAGGTGACTCCATGA
- a CDS encoding efflux RND transporter periplasmic adaptor subunit: protein MPTLPHRRPSLRPLVLPLMLAGCLAACSKSEAPAQPQATVGVQAVSTQRLAMDQTLPGRTVAYMTSDVRPQISGIIQKRLFTEGHEVKAGQVLYQIDPATYQAAYDAARGDLAQAEAAVQSARPKAQRYQNLVKLDAVSKQDGDDAIATLRQDEAAVLAAKATLQTAKINLDYTHITAPISGRIATSTYTPGALVTASQDTALTTIQQLDPIYVDVSQSSAQLLALRKQLDSGALKSVDGKAQVSITLEDGSTYAHTGTLEFVGTSVDTGTGNVTLRAVIPNPDGLLLPGMYVNAVLPMAINDNAILVSQSAITRNTKGEAVAKLVGSDGKVVEQVVQTGLATKDQWVVTAGLKAGDRLIVDGGSKVNAGQVVTVASASSSAGAATAAPAAAQADSAKAD from the coding sequence ATGCCAACCCTCCCTCACCGCCGTCCTTCCCTGCGCCCGCTGGTGCTGCCACTGATGCTGGCGGGCTGCCTGGCCGCGTGTTCGAAATCCGAAGCCCCCGCCCAGCCGCAAGCCACCGTCGGCGTGCAGGCCGTGTCCACCCAGCGCCTGGCGATGGACCAGACCCTGCCGGGACGCACGGTGGCCTACATGACCTCGGACGTGCGTCCGCAGATCAGCGGCATCATCCAGAAGCGCCTGTTCACCGAAGGCCATGAGGTCAAGGCAGGCCAGGTGCTGTACCAGATCGATCCGGCCACCTACCAGGCGGCTTACGACGCGGCCCGTGGCGACCTGGCCCAGGCCGAAGCGGCGGTGCAGTCGGCTAGGCCCAAGGCGCAGCGCTACCAGAACCTGGTCAAGCTGGACGCGGTGAGCAAGCAGGATGGCGACGACGCCATCGCCACGCTGCGCCAGGACGAAGCCGCCGTGCTCGCCGCCAAGGCCACCCTGCAGACCGCGAAGATCAACCTGGACTACACCCACATCACCGCGCCGATCAGCGGCCGCATCGCCACCTCCACCTACACGCCGGGCGCGCTGGTCACCGCCAGCCAGGACACCGCACTGACCACCATCCAGCAGCTGGACCCGATCTACGTGGACGTCAGCCAGTCCAGCGCCCAGCTGCTGGCGCTGCGCAAGCAGCTCGATTCCGGCGCGCTCAAGTCCGTCGACGGCAAGGCCCAGGTCAGCATCACCCTGGAAGACGGCAGCACCTACGCCCACACCGGCACGCTGGAGTTCGTCGGCACCTCGGTCGACACCGGCACCGGCAACGTCACCCTGCGCGCGGTCATCCCCAATCCCGACGGCCTGCTGCTGCCGGGCATGTACGTCAACGCCGTACTGCCGATGGCGATCAACGACAACGCCATCCTGGTGTCGCAGAGCGCGATCACCCGCAACACCAAGGGCGAGGCGGTGGCGAAGCTGGTCGGCAGCGACGGCAAGGTGGTCGAGCAGGTGGTGCAGACCGGCCTGGCGACCAAGGACCAGTGGGTGGTCACCGCAGGCCTGAAGGCCGGCGACAGGCTGATCGTCGATGGCGGCAGCAAGGTCAACGCCGGGCAGGTGGTCACGGTGGCCAGTGCCTCCTCCTCTGCCGGTGCCGCGACCGCGGCGCCTGCGGCGGCGCAGGCCGACTCCGCCAAGGCCGACTGA
- the baeS gene encoding sensor histidine kinase efflux regulator BaeS: MKFGITAKLFCAMLAACAVVLVVNGVATRIVFERGFMGYLNDQGTGRMEHLLPRLEAEYRKHGSWEFVRGQPDAWFTLLRPSEIDASDLELRAPPVSDQSGAVFRFALLDVHGQRVIGNPDIGNEDVRRAIVVDGRTVGWMAMVPFQRVLAANERAFIEQQQQRWWAIGIACVLVAATLAWLLSRALLRRLRGLATATHRLSAGDYATRIEAGRDDEIGGLARDFNRMADALDSTERNRRAFMADISHELRTPLAVLRAELEAIQDGIRPMTPATLAPLQGEVQQLGKLIDDLHDLALTQSGALAYQRSALDVGAVLRSTLDGMRGRFAGAGLAVMAPDDGAPLTLLGDERRLQQLFANLLENALRYTDAGGVVAVQAQAVDGQARIVIEDSAPGVDADKRMRLFERFYRVEGSRNRASGGSGLGLAICHNIVLAHDGVIATEPSALGGLRIVLTLPLAA, from the coding sequence ATGAAATTCGGAATCACTGCCAAGTTGTTCTGCGCCATGCTGGCCGCCTGCGCGGTGGTGCTGGTGGTCAACGGCGTGGCCACCCGGATCGTGTTCGAACGCGGCTTCATGGGCTATCTCAACGACCAGGGCACCGGCCGCATGGAGCACCTGCTGCCGCGCCTGGAAGCCGAATACCGCAAGCACGGCAGCTGGGAATTCGTGCGTGGCCAGCCCGATGCATGGTTCACGCTGCTGCGCCCCAGCGAGATCGATGCCAGTGACCTGGAACTACGCGCACCGCCGGTTTCGGACCAGAGCGGCGCGGTGTTCCGCTTCGCCCTGCTGGATGTGCACGGCCAGCGGGTGATCGGCAATCCCGACATCGGCAACGAGGACGTGCGGCGCGCGATCGTGGTCGACGGCCGCACCGTGGGCTGGATGGCGATGGTGCCGTTCCAGCGCGTGCTGGCCGCCAACGAACGCGCCTTCATCGAACAGCAGCAGCAACGCTGGTGGGCGATCGGCATCGCCTGCGTGCTGGTGGCCGCCACGCTGGCCTGGCTGCTGTCGCGCGCGCTGCTGCGCCGGTTGCGCGGCCTGGCCACGGCGACCCATCGCCTGTCGGCCGGCGACTACGCCACGCGCATCGAAGCCGGGCGCGACGACGAGATCGGCGGCCTGGCGCGCGACTTCAACCGCATGGCCGATGCGTTGGACAGCACCGAGCGGAACCGGCGCGCGTTCATGGCCGACATCTCCCACGAACTGCGCACGCCGCTGGCGGTGCTGCGGGCGGAACTGGAAGCCATCCAGGACGGCATCCGGCCGATGACGCCGGCCACGCTGGCGCCGCTGCAGGGCGAGGTGCAGCAGCTTGGCAAGCTGATCGATGACCTGCACGACCTGGCGCTGACGCAGTCCGGTGCGCTGGCCTACCAGCGCAGCGCGCTGGACGTGGGCGCGGTGCTGCGGTCCACGCTGGATGGCATGCGCGGCCGTTTCGCCGGTGCCGGCCTGGCGGTGATGGCGCCGGACGACGGCGCGCCGCTGACGTTGCTGGGCGACGAACGCCGGCTGCAGCAGCTGTTCGCCAACCTGCTGGAAAACGCCCTGCGTTACACCGACGCCGGGGGAGTGGTCGCCGTGCAGGCGCAGGCTGTGGATGGCCAGGCGCGGATCGTGATCGAGGACAGCGCGCCAGGCGTGGATGCGGACAAGCGGATGCGCCTGTTCGAGCGTTTCTACCGTGTGGAAGGCTCGCGCAACCGGGCCAGCGGCGGCAGCGGCCTGGGCCTGGCGATCTGCCACAACATCGTGCTGGCCCATGATGGCGTCATCGCCACCGAGCCTTCCGCGCTGGGCGGCTTGCGTATCGTGCTGACCCTGCCGCTGGCCGCATGA